cacaccctAAGTGCCCCGCCCCCCACATCCTGGTGCCCACTTCCCGGCCACCCCCCAACATCCTTGTGGATGACCCCGTCTCGGGCTCCCTGAGAGCCAGCTCCCTCCCCCCGTGACTGCCAGCGGTTTGTGGCAGGTGATGCTTCAATCCAGAGGCGGGTGAGGTCTTCCTGCCTGTTGATCTGATGGGTCTGTCGTGCGGGTCCATGAGGAGgctgcgggggtggggtgggcgtcTGCTGCTGGGAGAGTGGGTGCGGGCTCTGAGCGCTTCCGGGCTGCGGTCTGTGCTTGTCTGCTGCTTTTCTGAGTCCTTATCACCCATCAGGCTTGCATAACCAGGCTGGCCCTGCTTCCTGCGAAGGAGCTATCAGTGTACCATCTGGGGCTGCAAAAATGGGGTGACAGGGCGTCAGCAGCCTGCTCACCCCAAGGTGCTTCCTCGCATCCAGCACTGGGAGCCCCGCCCCAGGGTGCTGTCCCCTTCAGGGCTCCTCAGGATGGGCCTGTGGCAACAGTGTGGGAGGTGCTGGCGGGCATGTGGACACCCCCTGCCTTTCCTCTGCTGTCCTGGGGCAGAGCCCTGGGGTCAGCCCCCCACCTCCCGTGGCTCTGGTGGGAACTCACGTGGATGTACACCTTGCACAGTTGGCCCAGGTGTGACACCAGTGGGTCCAGCAGATCTGCCCTTCAGTTGTCATCTACAACCGTGTTCCCCCAACCCTGACTCCCCTGCAGGGGGGACCTGGGGCCCAGGCTCAGAGCGCTGCCTGCTGGACAGACCTGGACACGTGGCTGATTCAGACCTGGGAGGCCTGAGCTTGAGCTCCTGCGGGTGCTGCTCCCCTgcggtgctcagcctccttcaagGGATGGGATGAGGGAGCGGGTGGTGACTTGCTTGAAATGCCCTCCCCACAGTGCCACCTCGGGGCGCGGCGGGGGGCGGGTGGTGCTCTCTACACAGCCCCTCAGCCCAGCCTCTTCCAGGTTGGACCTTGCAGAGCGAAGTTCTGATGAGAGAGGCGGGCACCTGCTTCCTGCTCTGCGCCTGGCTCAGCCTGGGGGTCCCTGTCCTGGGAGACAGAGGAGGTGAGGGCTGGCTCAGGGCGTGCAGGGGCTATGGGCACAGAGCGGGGCAGGGTCTGGGCTGCGGGTGCCCATCTTCTGCAGACCGGTTGGGGCTTCAGCCCCACCCAGGGCGCATGGTCACAGCCCATCCCCTTAGGGTGCCCAGCCCCGCCGTGGTCACCTCAGGGCTCCTTCTCTCAGGCCTGCCCTGTCACAGGGGGTCAGCGCcaagccctccccctcccctggccctgcCCCAAGGCAGCCACGGTGAACTTGCCACGGTCACTGTTCCCAGGGCCAGGGCCTGGGGCTTTCACCTGCTACAATAACAACATCCTCAGGATTGAGTGCCGCTGGCCTGGCCCAGCGCTGGGCCAGGGGGCCGGCTCCTGGCTGCTCTTCACCAGGTGAGGCTGGAGAgcgggggcagagggcagggagctGGGGGGGCCATGGTCCCTTGGTGCCCACACGTGTCCTTTCCAGCAACGTCGTGCCGGGCAGCAAGCACAAGTGTGTCTTCTGGGCCGGCGTGTGCACCGTGGAGCTGCCGCCCGAGGAGGTCCTCGTGCCTGCTGACAACTTCACCATCACCTTCCACCACCACATCTCCGGGAAGGAGCAGGTCAGCCTTGTGGATCCACAGTATCTGCCCCGGAGACACGGTGAGACCTGGGTCGGGTGTGTTGGCTGGGAACCCCCTGGCCACAGCCCACCGCCCATAACCCCCGCCACCCAGTCAAGCGTGCCCAGTCCCTGCAGACAGACCCAGGGCTTGCAGCAGGTAGGAACTGAGGGGTGAGGGGTCGGCCCACTGGTTGCCGGAGGGCTTGGGTCTGGAGGAGGATGAAGGAGCAGGGCTTTGAGTTGGGGCTGGAGCTCCAGCGTGAGTCCCTTGAAATGCACTTCAGGCACGCCAGCTTAGATTTGAGATGCATCTTAGCTGCCTCAGGGGTTGTCTCGTCCCAGGCTCCCAGGGAGGCCTTGCTCTGAGAGGGCCTTGGTCACATCCTCATCCTTCCCGGGAATCTTTCTGATCCCCAGTCTTGGGCGTGCTGACTCACACACCCTCACGTGGCTTTGCTCTGTTTCAGTGAAGCTGGACCCCCCCTCGGACTTGCAGAGCAACGTCAGCTCTGAGCACTGTGTCCTGACCTGGAGCATCAGTCCTGCCTTGGAGCCGCTGGCCATGCTCCTCAGCTATGAACTGGCCTTcaagaggcaggaggaagccTGGGAGGTAAAGCTGGGTCGCCCACCCTGGGGCCCGTCTCTCCTGGAAGCAGCAGGAGATGCTGCTCTTCCCACCCAGGGTGCTTTCACCTTGGAATTACAAGGAAGGCAGTGACCAGAGCCAAGGGTATGTGAGTGCAGAGTGGTGagcgtgcctgtgtgtgtgtgtgcgcgtgttcCCAGGGCCTGCCTATGTGGATGAGTGTGCATGCAAGTGAATGCACGTGAGCGTGTGGACGTGCAGTGTGCCCGCGTGCGTGTCCTCTAGGGCTGACGACCCAGTCTCACCACTGGCATCTCCCGACTGTCCTCATCCCCAGTGGGCTCGGCACAAGGATCACATCGTTGGGGTGACCTGGCTCAAACTTGAAGCCGCCGAGTTGGACCCTGGTTCTGCCTATGAGGCCCGGCTGCGAGTCCAGATGGCTGCCCTAGAGGGCGAGGTGGCGGAGGAGGAGCGATACGAGGGC
This portion of the Bos indicus x Bos taurus breed Angus x Brahman F1 hybrid chromosome 25, Bos_hybrid_MaternalHap_v2.0, whole genome shotgun sequence genome encodes:
- the IL9R gene encoding interleukin-9 receptor isoform X4 codes for the protein MRERVVTCLKCPPHSATSGRGGGRVVLSTQPLSPASSRLDLAERSSDERGGHLLPALRLAQPGGPCPGRQRSNVVPGSKHKCVFWAGVCTVELPPEEVLVPADNFTITFHHHISGKEQVSLVDPQYLPRRHVKLDPPSDLQSNVSSEHCVLTWSISPALEPLAMLLSYELAFKRQEEAWEWARHKDHIVGVTWLKLEAAELDPGSAYEARLRVQMAALEGEVAEEERYEGVWSDWSQPACFAAPPRRGRLVPALGQSDSTLVAVSLFLLLSSLIYLLFKLSPRMKTALYKDVPSPGPFFQPLYSVHNGDFQTWIGARGASPQAGRDHAGPPRGALLEARVREAVALLHCDPADAWPSVGLEEEGGPGPGLPAGVLPAGHVEWGVPSPAYLPQEDWAPAGRPRLAPPRCEGSSGDYCALDCSVGS
- the IL9R gene encoding interleukin-9 receptor isoform X3, producing the protein MGASSCIWRGWTLQSEVLMREAGTCFLLCAWLSLGVPVLGDRGGPGPGAFTCYNNNILRIECRWPGPALGQGAGSWLLFTSNVVPGSKHKCVFWAGVCTVELPPEEVLVPADNFTITFHHHISGKEQVSLVDPQYLPRRHVKLDPPSDLQSNVSSEHCVLTWSISPALEPLAMLLSYELAFKRQEEAWEWARHKDHIVGVTWLKLEAAELDPGSAYEARLRVQMAALEGEVAEEERYEGVWSDWSQPACFAAPPRRGRLVPALGQSDSTLVAVSLFLLLSSLIYLLFKLSPRMKTALYKDVPSPGPFFQPLYSVHNGDFQTWIGARGASPQAGRDHAGPPRGALLEARVREAVALLHCDPADAWPSVGLEEEGGPGPGLPAGVLPAGHVEWGVPSPAYLPQEDWAPAGRPRLAPPRCEGSSGDYCALDCSVGS
- the IL9R gene encoding interleukin-9 receptor isoform X1, with protein sequence MGTERGRVWAAGAHLLQTGWGFSPTQGAWSQPIPLGCPAPPWSPQGSFSQACPVTGGQRQALPLPWPCPKAATVNLPRSLFPGPGPGAFTCYNNNILRIECRWPGPALGQGAGSWLLFTSNVVPGSKHKCVFWAGVCTVELPPEEVLVPADNFTITFHHHISGKEQVSLVDPQYLPRRHVKLDPPSDLQSNVSSEHCVLTWSISPALEPLAMLLSYELAFKRQEEAWEWARHKDHIVGVTWLKLEAAELDPGSAYEARLRVQMAALEGEVAEEERYEGVWSDWSQPACFAAPPRRGRLVPALGQSDSTLVAVSLFLLLSSLIYLLFKLSPRMKTALYKDVPSPGPFFQPLYSVHNGDFQTWIGARGASPQAGRDHAGPPRGALLEARVREAVALLHCDPADAWPSVGLEEEGGPGPGLPAGVLPAGHVEWGVPSPAYLPQEDWAPAGRPRLAPPRCEGSSGDYCALDCSVGS